DNA sequence from the Parasphingorhabdus cellanae genome:
TTCCGGACGCGGCATCTCGAATATGCCGCCAGTTACATCAACAAACAGTCAAAGGGCGGGGTTGGCAACACTTCAGATGTCGGCACCGGCGGCACACCGTTTATGAAATATCTCAAAAAGCATCGCGATGAAGCGGCGGCGCATATGCTTTAAACCGGCCAAGAGAAGGTAAGGGCGGTTTGCCCCGTGATCTCGGCAGACGACGCAAAGCGCCGTTCGATTATTAACCCATCGCCTTCATGGTCTATCACCACCACCGTGCTGCAACGCGTTCCATAAACCGGATTACGAATGAATATCGGCGAATATTGCGGGTGGCGGGCCAAGTCGTCTTTTGCGTAATTCTCGGCTTCGCCCTGCGGGAAATATGGCGTCTCATCCTGCAAGGCATTTAGAAGATGTTCGGGATTTTCCGCGCTGCCGTTCATCCATGTTTTCAGAGACATTTTGAGAGTGCCTGATTTTGGCCAGGGCCTTTCCAGTGGTCCATTGGAAAGATCATATATGTCTGCTGTCAAAGCTCCGCTAACCGGCTCGGGCTGGTTGGAGTGGATCAGCGCTTGGTCGCCTGAAATAGTAATCAGATTGAATGGATTGAAATCCTCAAACTCGGACACAGAAAAATCCGAATAGGAACCCTCGCCAGACAGAAAGTCTTTCAAAAGATCGCCGCGTGAGCTTTTCCCGCTATCGGGCGCACCATAACCGCTTAAATTTGTGACCACTGCAAAACGGCCCTCTTCAGAAACACCCAGCCATGTGCCGCCCGCTTTCGTATCCCGTCCGGCTAGCAAATGGGCTGGATTGTCCCAGCGGCTAAGCGGCGCTGCAGGTCGTGCGTGCATTTCATCGCGGTTACCGATCGCAATCAGTTTCCAGCGCGGATGGGATTGCCATGCAAAAGTAACGATACACATTGCGCTTCTATTGCGGACCAGGATGCATTTGGCGAGCGATATTCGGCCTTATTGGCTGGCAATAGCGCTTATAATCGTCGTCCTTTCCAAACGACACGCCCGATAATATTAACCTCTTGCGGCTCGACATCATCCCAGTCGGGATAGCGTATATTATCACTGCGGATCGACAATTTGCCGGACGGGCGCAGCGCCAGCCTTTTGACCAGCAGCACATCGTCCATGCGCAGAACATATATGCCAT
Encoded proteins:
- a CDS encoding NRDE family protein, with product MCIVTFAWQSHPRWKLIAIGNRDEMHARPAAPLSRWDNPAHLLAGRDTKAGGTWLGVSEEGRFAVVTNLSGYGAPDSGKSSRGDLLKDFLSGEGSYSDFSVSEFEDFNPFNLITISGDQALIHSNQPEPVSGALTADIYDLSNGPLERPWPKSGTLKMSLKTWMNGSAENPEHLLNALQDETPYFPQGEAENYAKDDLARHPQYSPIFIRNPVYGTRCSTVVVIDHEGDGLIIERRFASSAEITGQTALTFSWPV